Below is a window of Corvus cornix cornix isolate S_Up_H32 chromosome 2, ASM73873v5, whole genome shotgun sequence DNA.
AATCTTAGGAGCAGTGAAAGCAGTAGCTGTTTAAACACATTTATGTTAAAATGCTTGTTACAGATGCTCTACCCAGAAGAATCCCTTCAAGACTTTTCTTTCACACCTCTGGGGGTGacaacactgtattttttctctcacacCCCACCACTGTATGACTATAAACTTACTTCTCCACCTTCCAAATCCCGTCTTTTAAATTCACAATTGTTGAACACAACTAAAAGTatttaattgtaaataaaaaatatttatttccaaactCAGCTCCTCTAACTAATGAGCTCATCTGCTACCAGTAAGAGAGTGATACTCCTAGAATAGAGAGAAAACAATATGCAGGCTTCCTCACCCTTAGCTCTCTGTAACCAACCAAATCTCATTTTGTACCAAGCTGTATAGTTTTGAGTGAACCAAGTaacacacagcagctgagaCACTTTAATGAGCTTTGACAAttctgccaaaggaaaaaactggAACATTTATAGTGTGAGGCTGCTGGTATGTTCCACTTCTACAATGCATCATCCATTCTTCTCAGTCAGTcacatttttcccctctgaattTTTTAACATGCTGTTGACAGAATCAACAGCACCTCTACATGTTCAATAGCATTTAACAGATGTGTCAGAACCAGCCTTTACTTGGCTGCCGAAAAGAACGCTAATTACTTGTATAAACCAATTCTACAATACAGATAAAATACTttactgctttgcatttctattTGCCATTTTTTACTCCAGTGGAACCCATTTATTGTTCATACACACCCCTCATTACCATTCTGTACTGCTGCCTCCAGATACTGCAACCACAGTACAGCTGAGTACTGCCTCAGTTGGTGGCCTGTTCGTCTGACCTGGTGTAATACCAGCACACTGAACTCCCACATTTTATGTAAAGATTCCACCTACATGTACTTCATCTGCAAGATTTCACAGAAGTCCAGTAGTCATGACAAATCTCACAGCCAGCTTTgtatattaaaagaaacaaatatgtGCAGTGTAACTGCAATCACCAGTAATCCAAACCctcatttatttaaacaaaaaaacaaagactTTTCAATGTCATAGGCTCTTATACAATAAAGTGACAAACAATTATTATGGATTTTGAAAgatattaattataattttagtCTTAGCTCTgatgttggaaccctgggtttagagaatttaggtttctgggatataataatatatatatgtaacaatatggaggattttgggtgtgaATTTGTTCATCATCTTTTCACCTTCTTCTGCACAAATCTGGCTGTTCTGGTATTGGGTCAAAAAACCCTCGCTGCAGGTCATGAATAGatagttattggattataaataaaaacatattacttAGCATTTCATAATTGGTTGATTTGTACTTTAAATggccttggaagttagaactcagGGCCATCTTCCACCTTGTTAACTAAGAGACACATCCAGTGCAGCTGTGCtacagataagaaaataataaacaacaattagaagaaaagcctggtgtttcctgcatttcaatccgaactctgagtaaaagacTCGAAAttcagagacaaaaagaaaacagagaaattaacaCTCTGACTGCTCCACTTTctcaagaaacaaaacttcaagaaacaaaacttcaaGAAACAAAGCACAGGGACTCCATTATTTCCCAACCTAAACACCAAGTCACTGATTATAAGTCTTCTAAAACATTGTACTAGACCTAAAATCCCTTGTCCAGTACTGTTCAGAGTATTTTGGGTAAGGTGATACATCACAGCATGGTTGCTGTTtaaaccacacagaaaataacagagtTAAAAGCAATCTTGGGAAATTGAGTTTGGATTAATCAGGAAGCAGTGAAACAGTTTTACAAGGCTGCCTGCTGGGTTCCAGAACTGCACACCCAAATACAAGTACTGAGGTTTTTTCTAAATAGGATTTGGTATCAAAAATTGAAGGGGTCAGAAACAAGCTTTAATGCCATCCAATTGAGACAGTTGTCACCTTATTGATATTTCCATGACAACACATAGTAAATCTGCCACTTCATACAGGAAATCAGTTATATGAAGTCTTTATGTCTAACAGCATTCAGTAACTGTCAGCACATTCTCCATATGAGgcacagaaggaaacagaaatttgaaGACTCCAAAATACTCAGaacacagcaattttttttaaagaagtatttaGAACTGTTAGCTCTAACAAACAGCAAAGACTAGGTTATCATCATACACTCACAAtgcaaaagcaggaaattaGTTATTAAGCTTCCCACTATTCCTAGGAACACATCCGTATTACATAGCATTTGATGATGGCCAATTCAAATTATTAGTCTTTGATTTAGTCTACTGTTGAGCTTTTCAAAGTGTCTATCAATTAAACTACATTTATTTCACCAGTTACAGGTATTTGCATggcatctttttaaaaaaaatccaataaataATCTCCTGTACCAAGGAGGAGACCCAAAAACACCACTAccaaagaaaagcagcacttttcCTTCAGAGCAGGATCTTACAATATCCTTAATATGCAATGTAATTACATAATGGAGCTTACAGAGAATGATCAGcagacagagaaacagaataaGGAGATTGCCACAACCAGGGTATCTTCTCTTTATCTCTGTACAAGACCCTTATTCTCATCTAGCTCTCAGCTACTACATGATACAGAAAGATGTATATTATAGTCTGGAAATGTAATGTAAGGTTATGATCCACTAATGACTGCGAAGCACTTGGATATACCCAGTATATATATACCAGTATATACTTTCTTGAAAGAACCCAGTACTCAATATGCAGGTATCTCAGATAAAAGTACTGTCAGTCCACATATGACTGACCAGAAAATCCTTCAGTCTGCAGGACCTCCTTGTTCCTCTGTGGTATAAAATATGAAGTGTATCtcattgtttggttttttttccccagacctATACTGTACCATGAAAGTTTgccaagaagcaaaaaaaggacaaaacttGAGCAAAGGATACCCATTTCACCTAGTCTTCATGGGCTGCTGTCCCAATTGCAACTCTTCTGTAGAATGGGAATTCATACACAGGCATTACTGGCACCATATAGAAAGAGAGGCCGCCAGGTGGTCTTTTGGAAACATACAGGGTCAAGTATTgcatattaaagaaaaaaatgagcaaaggGATTATCCAATTTTCAAAGTCAAATTCAATTTTTAGTACATGAAAATATCAAGTAAGTTTCTGTTGGGATTTGACCTCTTCTGTGGTTAGTTACTTACAATGGCATCAATCTGTTCAAGGGtcttcatgaactgctctgCAGTTCCTTTTATCCTCTTGTCCAGCTGTTTTAGTGCTTCTGCTTGGAGATCCTTTGCTAAAAAtccctgaagaagaaaaaaacaaaattatccCACACCCTACACAATACTCACCTTAGAAAATCTGTCAATCCACAACAGGAGAAAACATCTTGTactgtttctgtattttcaagcATAATAGGGACTCTAATCTTAATCTGTATTCTTCTGTATGTTATCAATTCTTGACATGGTAAATCTGTTAGGTTTACTTAAATGATAAACAAGTAATAGACCTTCTTCTTTGGACTTTGAGAGAActctgtgtttttccagataTAAAGAATATAACTTATCCCCTATGAAACAATATTTACCTTTCTCTGAACAGTGCCATGTCTCTACTTTGCAAACTCATATATGGCATTTGAAATTCATTAAGAATTATTACTGACTCTTGGACATTTAGAGGGGTGGCCTATTACTGACTACTCAAAACCTTCaaactgttttgtttgggtttttttaaatagataCACCTacaaaactgctttgcaaagaTGTAAAGTGATACAAAACTGGCATACCTTCTGGATACTTGTGAACTCTTTATTAACTTCCTCTAATTTATTAGCTATTTGCTCCACTGACTTCTCCAAATCTTTTAACTTCTTTAATTCAGCCTCTTCTTCTGGACTATTCTGTGTATTCAAAAGTACAACATTCACAACTAAGGGACAAATAAAGATACAATGCAGctaaaaagcagcagtgctgacacAGACATAAAGGCTTCTGATGGTTTAGAACACACACTACACTGTGGCTATTCTTTCCATATTTCAATACCTACCAAATAAGCTTCTTCCAAAGCTTAATTACAAATACAGCTAAATCAGCAATGTATTATTATAATGAGATTAatttgaagggaaaaggaaaagtgcaaattttttttctttttgtaaactTATCATTTCTAAAGTATAGGCAACATTTACATAATGAGATTATTACCTCATCCTCGACTTGCAAAGCCAGCCACAAATCATTTCCCCAGAAATAACCCAGACAATCAAGACACAGTAGCTACAATTGGGGAAGtgttttttaaaccagaaaaataagatGAGCAGATAAGGTCAGCAGTACACAGAAGGTTCATGAGCACTGACCACAGATTAGGAAGAGTCTTGTCAATAATGTAAAGCAGAAGCCAGTCAATAATGTAATTTCAGAGAAGTCCAAACTGCACTTATTTGCAGTGTAACATGAGATTGAACTCAACTTTGTGGATAGGTATACAAGATTAGGTTAATGCTACAGCTTCTTTGTGTGTTCAGCAGCTGACTTACTGACAAAAATGATCACAgtttaagggggaaaaaaggtccAAAGGCAATGCTTACCCTTTTCCCAATCAACATGACTTTGCAACCATTTTTAACACCAAGTGCTGATAATGGTTGTTCCAATTCTTTCAGAGACTTTCCTAAATGAagaatgagagaggaaaaaaaatagttgaagTACAGTTAGTGGCATAAGAATGTCTTTTTGAAGACATTCAAAACATGGATACCTGAAAGTGACTACGATGAAAGCTCATCATCTGTACAGATCATGGCAGATTTATAAGTTACCTTTGTATATCAGTTTCTGAAAAGGAACTGGCACTCCAGTGACTTGTTCAATAAGTACAGCCATGTCTTGTAGTGTAGGTTCACCATCTTCTTGTTGAGAAGCAACTTGAATACTGTGTTTTTCATTACCTAGTAGAAAAACAGTAACAGTAATACTTACTGTAACCTGAAAATATTACAGAGAAAATCCATCTCTAATATTTATTACCATTAATACAGAAAGTTCTCAAATCACAGGTTCTCATGTAGAATCATACTTTTCAATCAATTTATTCTACTACACTTCCTTCCTCTTGAAGTGACTGACCTCAGCTGAAAATTTTGGGTTGCACTGGAATAACCTGAAGAGTTTGATCAGGTGTTTTTTACTGCCATAATTCAGCTCCTGCTAAATATTGTTCCTTATCTCTTTCTAAAAGTACAGATGGTGTCCAGACATCCTACAAGCTAAACCATGAAAGCCCACACCTTCCTGATGTATCCCATTTCCTACTTGTAGGAACTTCTGATGTCATGAGTCTTTGGTATCTGAGACAATTTATCACTTCCTTTGCTCCCTTCTTCTCAAACACAAGAAACAAGCAATCATTGTCGACCCCGTTTCATCTCCACCACCAACCAGAGAGAATTCTCAGAGTGCAAAAACTATTTCTCCCCATGAACTGCTGATAAGCAGACATAACCACTTGGAGAAGTCCCAGCTTATCTGTCACCTTCCACTTACAGAGCATCCTATTCAGACTCCCTATGATTACTTGCATGCAAACAGGAGGTAGctctcagggggaaaaaaggagtaTGCCTATTAATCTCTGCTTTGCAACAGACCCTTTCTACAaccctctgctcccacacacTTAAGGTCTGTCAATCTCAAAGCACTCACAGGAATCAACCACCACTGGCTGCAAGGGAAATCAAAACAGGTAATTTTTACTCTGCAGGAAGAGAGAACTTAACACATACCAGAAGGAAAACTATTCTCACACCATAATTTAAAGTACATGTATCTTTTACAAAGGAGAGTACCAGAAaagttgattttaaaatgctccAGCCTCCCACAGTCACATGACAAGTGACACTGTAGTCTCAAAAATTTTAAAGCTCTAACAAAATTTGTTATTCCAAGACAATTTTAAGCTTAAAATCACATTATGTCCCTCTCACCCAAGCATTTTTCATGAACTGCCCTTCATACTAgtttgttttggggaaaaaaaaacaaaccacaaaacacaaCCTCAGTGTATTTCAAAAGGTCATTTTGATATATACAACTGCTTTGTATAAGGGCTCTGCCAGCGAGCagttgagagaaaaaaaaaacattaactgaggaaaaaaacagatcaAGTTTGTCTAACAAAATAACTAGTTTAATTACAAATTATGAGTACCACTTTGGGGAGACTGTAAACAAATTTTACTGTAAATTCACAGCAGAGTGAAATCACCATAAAAAAACAACTCATGGGTTAGAACTGGTATCACAGCTTCTCAGCTTGCTTCAGTAAATTACAACACTAATTTGAAGTAAGCACTACTGCAAAATtccaaaatacttatttttttaaaagcataaatatattttaagaaacaggtcaattcattttcttgctgtattgggtttgcatggcaaggttttggtacCGGGGGCCACAGGGGgggtttctgtgagaagctgctggaagctctccctatgtccaacagagccaacgccagctggctccaggacagacacacacactgctTACCACggctgagcccatcagccaTGGTGGAAGCACCTCTTCGACAATGTAGCTAAGAGTAAAAACAAACCTGTGCATCACCAACTGCAACCacagagaggagtgagaatggGTGACAGAAACAGCCTGCACtcaccaaggtcagtgcagaagaaagggcaggaggtgctccaggtgctggagctgagattcccctgcagcccatggtgaagaccatggtgaagcagctgtgcccctgcagcctgtAGAGGCAGAGATCCAGCCTGCGGATGATcaccacaccagagcaggtggatgcctgagaggaggctgtgaccctgtgggaagcctgtgctggagcaggctccttgcaaggacttgTAGACCCAGGGAGAaaggagcccacactggagcaggcttgctggcaggacttgtcACCCTGTGGgggactcacactggagcagtctgCTCCTGAATGACCGCAATCCATGAGAGgaacccatgctggagcaggggaagagtgtgaggagtcctcctcctgaggaggaaggagcagcaaagtgtgatgaactgactgcagcCCACATTCCCCTGCAGTGGTCAGGCAGGAGGAGTTAGAGAACTGAGGAGGAAAGTTACGCCCAGGGGAGAAAgtagatttttctcttttagttcTCATTGTTCTACTCTGATTTGAATGTTAATAAACTGCATTTCCCTGcgtcaagtctgttttgcccatgaccTGGTGAGCattctctccctgcccttctcTCAACCCAGGAGccttttgctgtattttctgtcccctgcccagctgaggaggggagcgacagagtggctttggtgggcatcTGATGTCCAGCCAGGGTCTGCCCACCACACTTGCAGATTGTCAAGTCACACACATGGGTCTACTGTCGCTGTATTTTTCAGCCCTAATTTCCATCTTTCCCCACTTTCACTCCTGCACACAAAACTTTACTAAAAATGTTTTGCGCAAAGTGGTCAAGCAGCATGTGACAGCTGCAGGTGTAAATCAGACAGATGAAGCCCAAGCTGAACAAAGGCTTCTATTTGCTATCTATTAATGACAAAGTAATTAGCAGGTAAAAAAACAAttggaaagacaaaaacatCCTCAGACAAGCAGGCTGTTGGCAAACAGCAAGATGTTGGAATTATAAATGTCAGTATCATTAAATTACTGACatctttgcaaaatgaaaacccCTCAGATCAAATGGAGCTCTCTGAAGGCACCAGTTAGCACATGAATCATGATGATTCAAACAGATTATTCTACAAAATTCCTCACCAAAGACTTAAATAAAACTACCAGGAGATAAAGGAAACCTTTGAACAAAACAATTTGAAACACAATTTGAAAAGACGAATGAGCAAGCAGAAATAAACAATAAGCTCTAGAGATAGAAAGAACATGACCAACAGAGTGCAAAACGAACAAAGGCAGAATTTACTatcaataattttaaaaactaatccaattaaaatattactaGGTTTAAGCAGAATACCTTGCTGATTTAATACTTTACTATCTTCTTCATTCCTCCTACTGTCTCACCTAGATCCACTTCAAAATCTAACTATGGTGCTTCCCATCTTATTTTTAAGAACTGCAGAGTCCAAGGTATTCTCATCCCTTTGCAGTACCGTTTTATATCTATTTATAGATACAAGCCCATCTTTGCCTCcactttcttctccctcctcctgtttttgagggaggaaaaaagcccaactGTGTCAGCTGGCCTTTGAGTGACCCATTCCATCAGGTCAGCACCAGCACCCACCTGTCCTACTGAAGAAACCACTCTCTGTTGCAGTCTTGTAGCTCACTAGCTGCACACATCCAAGTCTCTTCAACAAACCAGAAGAAAGCCTACTGGGTAGCACCTGCTTTTATTATGCAGTGCTGACTTCAGCAATATATTTCATCTAAGTCAAGATTACCAAAacaacagaatcacagaatgggtcaggttgcAAGGACAACAGTGGGTCATTTGGTCcaacttccctgctccagcagggtcatcctacagcacatggcacaggactgtgtccTGACAGttcttgaacatctccagtgagggagactccacaacctctctgggcaacctgcacCAGAGTGCAGTcacccccacagtaaagaagttcttcctcatactCAGGtagaacttcctgtgcatcagtttctgcccattgcttcttgtcctattgctcagcaccactgagaagGCTCCATCTTCTTGGCGTCCTCtctttatatatttatgcaCAACAGTGAGGTCCCCTCTGTCATCTCTCCTCGAGGCagaacaggcccagctccctcagctcttccttttaggagagatgctccagtcccccCATGATCCTCGTCGGCCCCAAACGACCTCTGCTCTGCGCCCTCCGGCAAAGGCCGCCCTGTCACCTGCTCCCACTATCAACCTTGCCGCACACCTACGCCGGCGATCCAGCTGGAGGAGACACTGGGAAGCCGCGCCCAGTAAGGAGCGAAGCCTCACGGCAGCAGCCGGCATGGAGCCCAGGCGGAAcgggggccgggccgtgccCCGCCGAGGCCGCGGCCACCCCGGCCGCCCTCCGCTCGCCCCCCCCGCCGATGCGGCCGcggcccgcccgccccgcaGCGCCCGGTGCCGCTCCGGGCCGGGCGGGGATCGCGGGCAGCGGGGAGGGGAAGGGCCGGGAGCAGCCCCCGCGGCCGGAGATGCGCCCCCGCCCGCTGCCCCTGCCCCGGGCGCTTACTGTAAGTGACGGTGACGGTCACCGGGGCTCCGGGCGCCGCCATCTCGCCCCGCCACAGGGAACCGTCCGCGGCGCTGCCGGGCCGCGTCACTTCCGGAGCAGGAAAACGGGAATGCCGTTTTCCCGGTCTGCTCTCACGGCGGCACCGCCGGGCAGCTCCCGACAGCAGCAGGGACGCGGCCGAGGCGGGCCTGGCGTAAACGGgaccttttcttccccatcccaaACCAGGCCCCGCCTCTGGCCAGCCCGGTGCCCGTGACGCTGATAACCTGCCCCCCGCCCTGTCCTTCGCACCACATTCATCACCAAAAACGCCACACAAAGGGATCTGCTAATCTACGTGATTTTATGTCTCCATAGAATACATAAAGTTAATGATAACCCGAGCAGTTTTCAAGAAGGTTACAAGTACAATCGCATAAAAGTTTCAAGACTGCAGTagtttaaaaattgctttcagttCTTTTATCAAACAGGCGTAGTAATAAGGGAGCTATTTTACAGAGAGTAAGCAGCAACGTGTAGTCTTAGTCTCAAGAAACATAATACAAAGTCAAAATAAACCTCAGCTATCGACAGCCACCACTAGTCTTCACGTTTTACTTTGTCCATAAGATACGGAAATCAAAACCTATCAGACTGACTGTTTCCACTGAAGGGAACTGCGATGAATTTTCCATTAACAGAAAAGTCAGTAGTAGAACAACTTTCTCCAAAGAAAGAACACCACCAGCCACTCATATTGCATTCTAGGATGTAGTGATATTAAGGTTACACTAGAAGGACAAGTTctccagaatttaaaaaaaaaaaaaaaaaaaaagattcttaaTACAATTCAGAAAGTATAGTTCATTATATCCATTGTGCTTTTGAAACATTTATGTTGCAGGGATCTTTGGCAACCCGAATTCATCCACCAATACGCCATCCTgtaggaaagaagaagaaggtgGTTAACGACTCTCCACCAACCAGAACATTTCACAGACACTTCCTTACTACTTCTACAAAGTGTCTGTATCTGCAATTGCCACTGGGTGACAACTGGAATCAAAACAAGAGCATCAGTGTTCTTCCTCATTACGAAGCTCTATTAAAGCCCCAAAAGCAAACATACAGAAGCCTTTCTTATGGTTTTAAGACTAGAGCTGTAATGGTACACTTAAATTCTACTGGCAGGGTTTGATAGGAGTGACAAAATGTCATTCTAGTTCTTCTAAACATAATTAAAAGCATTCAGTACACTGTATTCTCAAATTCTCTGTATTTAGCATCCATACATATAATACATAAATAACATACATAAAACATTAAGCACAGTGTTTTGTTCAAAATATTAAGGATCCCAAATATCAAGCAACCAACACAAATGTGATtaatccaaaacaaacaaaatgtattttgctgttAAAGAGCAAAGGACTCACTTTGTTTTTTGTGTCTGTAGGAGTGACCTCTGGGATTGCTGGAGCAGATGCGGCTTCATCTAAGTAGGAATTGTCTTCATCAGCTAAAAGCTCATCACCTAATGCATCCAGTTCTGAAATTACATTATGTTGgttgaaaaattttgaaataagttccttttgcaagagaaaagctgctcttAGACTCAGGATTCATACTGAATGCTTATATTCAGACTCACTTAGCACCAGTCATCAGTcagaaatacacacacacacaggagaGAACCTTCTTCCCTGCTTTGTAGCATTCCATTGGTATCTCATGTTTGTCTCATGCTCTTGTTACTTCTCTTAAAGCAAATCCAGctttactgtttaaaaaaagctgttaaagctttttaaaacacatttaaagtatttgaccaatgaaataaaaaatcactGAATGACAGTATGATGATTTTTATattcagtaacaaaaaaatcaccctCCCCCTTCCTAACCTGCTTCCAAATCATCTTCATCAATCTCTGGTGTTCCATAGCTACGGCTCAGTGCCTCCTGGACTTCATTGGCTTCTTCCATCATATCTTCCAACTGATCTTGTATGTCCTGAAGCAAGAATCATTTTAAATTGGTCCATATTTACTCAAATTCAGTTTAGAAATTCCAAAATACAAAGCACTCAATTCTTTTAATGCATAAACCATTTTTTTGAAGCAGCAATAATACAGgtcaacacacacacattcagGACAAGAGTacctgaaaatcagaaaaggtATGAAATGCAGACAAATTAAATCTACCATCTGGAAAATAAGCACTAACCTGAGTGGTGCCACAGCAGAATTCAGAAGATATATTAGCATAATTATTGGCAGTGTACTTGAGTACAAGTAAGGAAACAATACTTGCCTAAAGGTTTACAATGCAGGCCATATATAAAAAACAATACGAAAGAGAACTTAAAGGAGTTCAGCACTGGCATTGGGTAAGAGTTTAAATGCAGCGTActtgaaattatatttagaGATCTTATGGGGAGGGGGTTTATGCATTTTCTGAAGTCAGGGCCAGGCCTTGCGGACATTTGGCTGGTGTTTCTTTGgttctgggttttgttctttttcatcaGGCACTACCTTGAACTGGGAGATTAAAGGACTAATATGCACGTTACTAGTAtagggaaacaaaaaaggacaaaaaaagccacagcaggAAGTATCCACTGACATTTATGCTGAAGTGCAAGGAAAGGAGAGATTGAAGATTAGTTCAGCAAGGAAACAATAATCAGTACAATAAGGCAAACAACTGATTGTGCAATACCAGAAAAATCAGGAAGGAATTATGATGGTGGTCCCATAAATAAGGCAGACAAACTCACGTGAACTAAAATAGTCACCTTCAAATTACATAGTCCACTCACCACTATTTCAGTAcgttatttttgttctttaatcATTTAAACTATAAAAGCTCACCTCAATCTGATCAATCTTGACTTGCTTGTAagctttcttcatttctttcacCCCCAGTTTCATTGCATCCACCTAGAAGAGCCAAACATCATACTTGtatctaatatctaatctagCACTgattaaacaaattaaacaagTTTGAGATTAATAAACTAGTACCGTTGTCTTTGTATCCTTCAGTGCCTGAATAGTGTAATTAGCTTGTTCCATATTAAAAGACTGCTGTGACAGATTATCCCTCTGTTGTTCAtacctgtttaaaaaaaggcaaataacGACTTTAAAACACCACACTATTTATTACCACAAACACTCCTAATTTTTTAAGAgttgaaaaagcagcagcagtagtCTAAAGATATGAAcagatttgggtttttatttttcacttattGTAGAGAATTGCAGAATAAAGAGCTTCATAAAAATCTGGCCATTATGCATTTCTGCGTACTTGAAGCTGACAAAGCTATTCCTGAACTAAGCTTTGTTTTAACTGACAGCAACACCATATTTGCCTAGACTGACAAAGTAGGTGAGGATACAGCAAAAGTTTAATCACAATAAGCTAGACATGCATGCCATGCTCACTAATGCTgtaaggagaagggaagagttGGCAGGTTATCC
It encodes the following:
- the BAG1 gene encoding BAG family molecular chaperone regulator 1 isoform X2, with product MAAPGAPVTVTVTYSNEKHSIQVASQQEDGEPTLQDMAVLIEQVTGVPVPFQKLIYKGKSLKELEQPLSALGVKNGCKVMLIGKRGFLAKDLQAEALKQLDKRIKGTAEQFMKTLEQIDAINLPENFSDCKLKKKGLVKRVQVFLAQCDTIEGNIGQEMDKLQSKNLALAE
- the CHMP5 gene encoding charged multivesicular body protein 5; this translates as MNRFFGKAKPKAPPPSLTDCIGTVDSRAESIDKKIARLDAELVKYKDQMKKMREGPAKNTVKQKALRVLKQKRMYEQQRDNLSQQSFNMEQANYTIQALKDTKTTVDAMKLGVKEMKKAYKQVKIDQIEDIQDQLEDMMEEANEVQEALSRSYGTPEIDEDDLEAELDALGDELLADEDNSYLDEAASAPAIPEVTPTDTKNKDGVLVDEFGLPKIPAT
- the BAG1 gene encoding BAG family molecular chaperone regulator 1 isoform X1 — translated: MAAPGAPVTVTVTYSNEKHSIQVASQQEDGEPTLQDMAVLIEQVTGVPVPFQKLIYKGKSLKELEQPLSALGVKNGCKVMLIGKRNSPEEEAELKKLKDLEKSVEQIANKLEEVNKEFTSIQKGFLAKDLQAEALKQLDKRIKGTAEQFMKTLEQIDAINLPENFSDCKLKKKGLVKRVQVFLAQCDTIEGNIGQEMDKLQSKNLALAE